A genome region from Christensenella minuta includes the following:
- a CDS encoding epoxyqueuosine reductase QueH has product MMNAQIVLEKTISSIQEAGLRPSLLLHACCAPCASYVLEYLSPYFDISIFYFNPNIYPPQEYSRRLEELRRMLKDMDSTAVLIEGAYEPHIFSKIAHGHESDAERGPRCSLCYALRLEETAKQAAKDGFDYFATTLSISPHKDAAKLNELGLALSAKYEVDYLVSDFKKKNGYLRSLELSRQYGLYRQEYCGCMHSMRPQG; this is encoded by the coding sequence ATGATGAACGCGCAAATTGTTCTGGAAAAAACAATATCATCGATCCAGGAGGCGGGTCTTAGGCCTTCCCTGCTGCTGCACGCCTGCTGCGCTCCCTGCGCAAGCTATGTGCTGGAATATCTGTCTCCTTATTTTGATATTTCCATTTTTTATTTCAATCCGAATATCTATCCGCCGCAGGAATACTCCCGCCGTTTGGAGGAACTGCGCCGGATGCTCAAAGACATGGACAGTACTGCGGTGCTGATCGAGGGCGCCTATGAGCCCCATATTTTTTCCAAAATTGCCCATGGCCATGAAAGCGACGCCGAACGCGGGCCGCGGTGTTCGCTTTGCTATGCACTGAGGCTGGAAGAAACGGCAAAGCAGGCCGCGAAGGACGGATTCGACTATTTCGCCACTACCCTCAGCATCAGTCCGCACAAGGACGCCGCGAAGCTGAACGAACTTGGCCTCGCTCTGTCCGCCAAGTACGAGGTAGATTACCTCGTGTCCGATTTCAAGAAGAAAAACGGATACCTCCGCTCGCTGGAGCTTTCCCGGCAATATGGCCTTTACCGGCAGGAATATTGCGGCTGTATGCACTCCATGCGGCCGCAGGGCTAG
- a CDS encoding alpha-ketoacid dehydrogenase subunit beta — protein MSEITYLQAVSHALREELRRDEKVFLIGEDLGTFGGCFNVTKGLLEEFGPERVMDTPISEGGFTGVAVGAAMAGYRPIVEIMFSDFLTCAMDLICNQAAKQRFMMGGQVKIPLVVRAPAGSGTGAAAQHSQSLEAWFCHVPGLKVVMPSTPYDAKGLLKAAIRENNPILFFEHKLLYATKGEVPEEEYILPVGKADIKREGRDLTIISYSMTLQKALRAAEMLERDGIDAEVLDLRTLSPLDTELIVSSAKKTGRVLVAHESVQNFGVGAEVASVVAESEAFFHLKKPVSRLAGEDMPIPYSPELEARAVPQVETIYAAARGLLE, from the coding sequence ATGAGCGAAATCACTTATTTGCAGGCGGTCTCCCATGCGCTGCGGGAAGAACTGCGCAGGGATGAAAAGGTGTTTCTGATCGGGGAAGACCTGGGGACGTTTGGGGGGTGCTTCAATGTAACGAAGGGGCTCCTTGAAGAATTCGGACCGGAACGTGTGATGGATACGCCGATTTCGGAAGGCGGATTCACAGGCGTTGCGGTTGGCGCGGCAATGGCGGGCTACCGCCCGATTGTGGAAATCATGTTTTCCGACTTCCTTACATGCGCGATGGACCTTATATGCAATCAGGCGGCAAAGCAGCGTTTTATGATGGGCGGACAGGTAAAGATACCGCTCGTCGTCCGGGCGCCTGCCGGAAGCGGGACGGGCGCGGCGGCGCAGCATTCCCAAAGCCTCGAGGCATGGTTCTGCCATGTGCCGGGGCTCAAAGTCGTTATGCCGTCGACGCCGTATGACGCCAAGGGACTTTTAAAAGCGGCAATCAGGGAGAACAACCCGATTCTGTTTTTTGAACATAAGCTCCTCTATGCAACGAAGGGCGAGGTGCCGGAAGAGGAATATATTCTTCCGGTCGGAAAAGCGGATATTAAGCGCGAAGGACGGGACCTGACGATTATCAGCTATTCCATGACCCTGCAGAAAGCGCTCCGTGCGGCCGAAATGCTCGAGCGGGACGGAATCGATGCGGAGGTGCTTGACCTAAGAACGCTTTCCCCGCTGGATACGGAGTTGATCGTAAGTTCGGCCAAGAAGACGGGCCGGGTGCTGGTCGCCCACGAGAGCGTACAGAACTTCGGCGTGGGCGCGGAGGTCGCTTCCGTAGTCGCGGAAAGCGAAGCGTTTTTCCATCTTAAGAAACCCGTCAGCCGTTTGGCGGGCGAAGATATGCCGATCCCGTATTCGCCGGAATTGGAAGCGCGGGCCGTTCCGCAGGTGGAAACGATCTATGCGGCTGCGCGGGGGTTGTTGGAGTAG
- a CDS encoding GntR family transcriptional regulator, which translates to MKTDSGRYQLVYDYYETRILYGFYIRGEHLPSILKICAIFQLAPATVRSALRLLEKRGYIKVAARKAAEVVYKARPGQFRKNAAEYFAPRKEGIIDLFQSGKLLFEPLWKTGIRQWNAEDWEDVRRTLKGTSADFVALPVKFYILVLGTLKNELVLNLYWEMIRYIRFPYLGGRREAGADCFAAGTDTKNETVSELEQKFEADYNAAVKELLIFIERARTEYSLADAEPVPFRWSIYRQRPQLRYTLASHIIRGVMNGQYPVGSYLPSLQQMANSYGVGLNTVRRTLGLLESMGLTKSYQGKGTLVCREPAKVDFTQTGTWEGIRLYRESLQLLALTIEQISLYTLNHAKEAEKSALADGLERIQRDGKSYLCFEAYLGFIEEHCPLSFVRECYRRLRELLAWGYSFVLFRIKGKSLHKEYAAIIAQAEMLLRQKRFPEFAHIWKKLMEREECQFQSAMDEILPGRR; encoded by the coding sequence GTGAAAACCGACAGCGGACGCTATCAATTGGTTTATGACTATTATGAAACCAGGATTCTTTACGGTTTTTATATCAGGGGGGAACATCTTCCCTCTATTCTTAAAATTTGCGCGATTTTTCAGTTGGCGCCCGCGACGGTTCGTTCCGCGCTGAGGCTGCTGGAAAAAAGAGGGTATATCAAAGTTGCGGCGCGGAAGGCGGCGGAGGTCGTCTATAAAGCCCGCCCCGGGCAGTTTCGGAAGAATGCCGCCGAGTATTTCGCACCCCGAAAAGAGGGAATTATCGACCTCTTCCAGTCGGGGAAACTGCTATTCGAGCCTCTTTGGAAAACCGGGATACGGCAATGGAATGCAGAAGATTGGGAAGATGTTCGCCGAACCCTGAAGGGAACGTCCGCAGATTTTGTCGCCCTGCCGGTTAAATTTTATATTTTGGTGTTGGGCACACTGAAGAATGAACTGGTTCTGAATCTTTATTGGGAAATGATCCGGTATATCCGGTTTCCTTATTTGGGCGGCCGGCGGGAGGCGGGGGCAGACTGCTTTGCCGCTGGAACGGATACCAAAAATGAAACGGTTTCCGAACTGGAACAGAAATTTGAAGCGGATTACAATGCAGCAGTAAAGGAACTGCTTATATTTATCGAACGGGCGCGTACCGAATATTCGCTGGCGGATGCTGAGCCCGTTCCTTTCCGTTGGAGCATTTACCGTCAAAGGCCGCAGCTGCGGTATACGCTGGCCTCACATATCATCCGCGGAGTTATGAACGGACAATACCCGGTCGGCAGTTACCTGCCTTCGCTTCAGCAAATGGCAAACTCTTACGGCGTAGGCCTGAATACGGTGCGCCGGACCCTTGGGCTTCTGGAAAGTATGGGGCTCACGAAGTCTTACCAGGGGAAAGGAACGCTTGTATGCCGGGAGCCGGCGAAGGTCGATTTCACACAGACAGGGACATGGGAAGGGATCCGGCTTTACCGGGAAAGCCTGCAATTGCTCGCACTGACAATTGAACAAATATCCCTCTATACATTAAACCACGCCAAAGAAGCGGAAAAAAGTGCCCTCGCGGATGGCCTTGAGCGGATACAAAGGGATGGAAAGAGCTATCTTTGCTTTGAGGCCTATCTCGGATTTATTGAAGAACATTGCCCTTTGAGTTTTGTCCGGGAATGCTACAGAAGACTAAGGGAATTGCTGGCGTGGGGTTATTCGTTCGTGCTGTTCCGGATAAAGGGGAAAAGCCTCCACAAAGAGTATGCCGCAATTATTGCACAGGCAGAAATGCTTCTGCGGCAAAAGCGGTTCCCGGAATTTGCGCACATATGGAAAAAGCTTATGGAACGGGAAGAATGTCAATTCCAAAGCGCTATGGATGAAATCCTTCCCGGCCGGCGGTAA
- a CDS encoding MurR/RpiR family transcriptional regulator, which translates to MQISKKSLEIIPHDCVVRLFSVYDTLKSAEKKAADLLIEDPEFVRTSSIAKVAQRAQCSEPTFSRLAKKLDYTGFPELKHVLGKADGERDFTFYDGIQKGDTTDKIIEKVFHSAAQGLEDTAKTLSGKRIESAADTLIHAQTCLVYGAGDSSIVARAIQYRLAKLGIPIQFSEDVAFTAAMAFRLEENDVFFAVSHSGKSDPTLRMARYAKSNGAQVISITNFPASPLARISDVVLLTAVFSELIYGENTSKRTAEMCILEILAECMELRGKNRIHMNSAQKTDEDGKA; encoded by the coding sequence ATGCAAATCAGTAAAAAGAGCCTGGAGATTATTCCGCACGATTGTGTCGTTCGGCTTTTTTCGGTTTATGATACGCTGAAATCGGCCGAGAAAAAAGCCGCGGATCTGCTGATCGAGGATCCGGAGTTCGTACGGACCTCCAGCATTGCGAAGGTCGCGCAGCGCGCACAGTGCAGCGAGCCTACCTTCTCGCGCCTTGCGAAGAAGCTGGATTATACCGGGTTCCCGGAATTGAAGCATGTGCTGGGCAAGGCGGACGGTGAACGGGACTTTACTTTTTATGATGGGATACAAAAGGGCGATACGACGGATAAAATCATTGAAAAGGTATTTCATTCCGCTGCGCAGGGACTCGAAGACACCGCGAAAACCCTGAGCGGAAAAAGGATCGAATCCGCCGCGGACACTTTGATCCACGCGCAAACGTGCCTTGTGTACGGCGCAGGAGATTCAAGCATAGTGGCGCGCGCGATACAATACAGGCTTGCAAAGCTCGGGATTCCGATCCAATTTTCAGAGGATGTGGCCTTCACAGCCGCGATGGCGTTCCGCCTTGAAGAAAACGATGTTTTTTTCGCAGTGTCACATTCCGGGAAATCGGATCCAACGCTGCGGATGGCGCGGTACGCAAAGTCGAACGGCGCGCAGGTAATCAGTATCACCAATTTTCCGGCATCTCCCCTTGCGCGGATATCCGATGTCGTGCTTTTAACAGCGGTGTTCTCGGAACTTATTTATGGGGAAAATACGTCAAAGCGCACGGCCGAAATGTGTATTCTCGAGATATTGGCCGAATGCATGGAATTACGCGGGAAAAACAGAATACATATGAACAGCGCGCAAAAAACAGATGAGGATGGAAAAGCATGA
- a CDS encoding thiamine pyrophosphate-dependent dehydrogenase E1 component subunit alpha, producing MNLTKEQMKKIYYQMFSSRTFEECVNGMFMKGMIHGTAHLAIGEEATAAGGVNALRPDDYIMSCHRGHAHCIAKGADLRRMMCELLGKRDGFCKGLGGSMHIVDITTGNFGANGVMGPSIPIATGVALAIKKEKNGKVILDYFGDGTSNSGLFHEALNMAALWKLPIVYLCENNLYGMSTHVSKSVSVPDVAVRAQAYGIPGVIVDGMDVLAVMDAVSEAAGRARRGEGPTLIEAKTYRYMGHSRSDKREYRTREEEEEWKKKDAIVSFAGYMVEHGFSRQEIDAIETQVERECEEAVEYAQAAEALTFEEAKELVFATEENI from the coding sequence ATGAACCTGACCAAAGAACAGATGAAAAAAATATATTACCAGATGTTCAGTTCACGCACATTTGAGGAATGTGTGAATGGAATGTTTATGAAGGGGATGATCCACGGTACGGCCCACCTTGCGATCGGTGAGGAAGCGACGGCGGCCGGCGGCGTAAATGCGTTGCGGCCGGACGATTATATTATGAGCTGCCACCGGGGGCATGCGCACTGTATCGCCAAAGGAGCCGACCTCCGGCGTATGATGTGCGAGCTTCTCGGGAAGCGGGACGGTTTTTGCAAAGGGCTTGGCGGCTCCATGCACATCGTGGATATTACGACGGGGAACTTTGGAGCGAATGGCGTTATGGGGCCCTCGATCCCTATTGCGACGGGCGTTGCGCTTGCCATCAAGAAAGAAAAGAACGGGAAAGTGATCCTGGATTATTTTGGAGACGGGACCTCGAATTCCGGTCTTTTTCATGAGGCGCTGAATATGGCGGCGCTGTGGAAGCTGCCTATCGTATATCTGTGTGAAAACAACCTCTATGGGATGTCGACACACGTATCGAAAAGCGTGTCGGTCCCGGATGTTGCGGTCCGCGCTCAGGCATACGGGATTCCGGGAGTGATCGTGGACGGAATGGACGTTCTTGCGGTCATGGACGCTGTGAGCGAGGCTGCCGGGCGGGCGCGGCGCGGGGAAGGTCCTACCCTGATTGAAGCGAAAACATATCGCTATATGGGTCATTCCAGAAGCGATAAACGGGAATACCGTACGCGTGAGGAAGAAGAGGAATGGAAGAAGAAGGACGCGATCGTTTCCTTTGCCGGCTATATGGTGGAGCACGGCTTTTCACGACAGGAGATCGACGCCATTGAAACGCAGGTGGAGCGGGAATGCGAGGAAGCGGTAGAATATGCGCAGGCGGCGGAAGCGCTGACGTTTGAGGAAGCGAAGGAGCTTGTTTTTGCAACGGAGGAAAACATATGA
- a CDS encoding response regulator has translation MVLAAVLVGAVLSILTLFFVRDVEGQLWEQSVETIMESTQQGCSTLKIQLRNAYESMETAAGHVKNFSSGQRDGLERILGGYALADESISLYLPDGTCIPAGAQADEEVEEMLAAGYGNEAAGIIDPHISSVTGANVFDLFVAVGLKDGTRGYLVKEYEVGNIVDSFSLSFYHDSGFSYVVNTEGDVLIRSPHPNSNKTVQNLFDILSASQNDPESLARFAQALENSDTGWAVFDYQDQETVFCYTPLGLQSDWYFMSIIPTEVVNAQTNEILQRSMVLIFSIILGIFLLIIFYFHYANKANKKLKNQAEYIGYLYNAVPEGIALIGVEYPYYFLQLNREGLRLLGFQEPVPEHALDGKCLRDVICPDDYERMEALFRETAGGGQKSIFEVRVQKETGDFFWAAGIVEKTLDDSGTPVFITAIHDITGQKLAEEEREREKLQERHTLVGAISNAYPIIISINLTQDTVNFIYVKSGLMLGLGKQKTYGELFEEMKPTFHSDHEEEFVRRFAPQNLRRTLGEEKNEVFLEAKQMLADGKYHWTSTQIIYVNNPYSGDKLAILISRRIDEQRYEEQRRREALQSALERAKAASDAKSSFLSNMSHDIRTPMNAIVGMTAIASNHTDDPERVRECLKKIDLSSRHLLSLINDILDMSKIENGKLSLREESFNLANLATDAVELVYPQVEEKRLEMNVRIIRMQNEAVIGDPLRIRQVYINILSNSVKYTPEGGSIRVELWQEKCMRTGYQNYVFRCADTGVGMDEEFLTKLFQPFERSQDSTSSRIAGTGLGMAITKNIIDLMNGDIQVESCPGRGTVFTVTLPLRPQDAQQEQAPEEWKGMRSLIVDDDLQTCESVAELLEEIGLRTHFVTTGTAAVECVAEAKNTSDPYGLVIADWKMPGMDGVETARRIRKEIGPEIPIVVLTAYDWIEIENDARSAGVTAFMSKPLYRSKLCYLFNELSGERHPLRQIGLADSFGDYSGKRVLLVEDNVMNREIARTLLEEMGTEVEQACDGEEAVEKVAKSGEGYYDLVLMDIQMPRMDGYEAAKAIRAMDRTDVKKLPIIAMTANAFDEDVRAALRAGMNGHFPKPFDVNKLKELLYHYLIKKPDQDDRS, from the coding sequence ATGGTACTGGCAGCTGTTCTTGTTGGCGCAGTGCTGAGCATACTGACCCTTTTTTTTGTGCGGGATGTGGAAGGGCAGCTGTGGGAACAATCCGTCGAGACAATCATGGAAAGCACCCAGCAGGGATGCAGCACTCTGAAAATCCAACTGCGCAATGCGTATGAATCGATGGAAACGGCCGCCGGACATGTGAAAAATTTTTCGTCCGGGCAGCGGGACGGGCTGGAACGGATTTTGGGCGGATATGCACTGGCAGACGAGAGCATCAGCCTGTATCTGCCGGACGGGACCTGTATTCCGGCGGGGGCGCAAGCAGACGAAGAAGTGGAAGAAATGCTGGCAGCCGGGTATGGAAACGAGGCTGCGGGCATTATTGATCCCCACATCAGCAGCGTGACGGGCGCCAATGTTTTCGACCTGTTTGTGGCCGTCGGGCTGAAAGACGGTACCCGGGGATATCTGGTAAAAGAATATGAAGTGGGTAACATTGTGGACAGCTTCAGCCTATCCTTTTATCATGACAGCGGATTTTCCTATGTGGTGAATACGGAGGGGGACGTATTAATCCGTTCGCCGCATCCGAACAGCAATAAAACGGTGCAGAACTTATTCGATATCCTGTCCGCATCCCAAAACGATCCGGAAAGCCTGGCGCGGTTTGCGCAGGCGCTGGAAAATTCCGATACGGGCTGGGCGGTTTTCGATTATCAGGATCAGGAAACTGTTTTCTGTTATACCCCGCTGGGCCTGCAATCGGACTGGTATTTTATGTCGATTATACCGACAGAAGTGGTGAACGCGCAGACGAATGAAATCCTGCAACGCTCCATGGTTTTGATTTTCAGCATTATATTGGGGATTTTCCTGCTGATTATTTTTTATTTTCACTATGCAAACAAAGCGAATAAAAAATTGAAAAATCAGGCGGAGTATATCGGGTACCTGTATAATGCCGTCCCGGAAGGGATCGCGCTGATCGGTGTAGAATACCCTTATTATTTTCTGCAATTGAACCGGGAGGGGCTGCGCCTGCTTGGATTTCAGGAGCCTGTTCCCGAGCACGCCCTGGATGGGAAATGCCTGCGGGACGTGATCTGCCCGGACGATTATGAAAGAATGGAAGCGCTTTTCCGGGAAACGGCGGGCGGCGGACAAAAAAGCATCTTCGAGGTCCGTGTTCAGAAGGAGACCGGAGATTTTTTCTGGGCTGCCGGAATCGTAGAAAAAACGCTGGACGACAGCGGCACCCCGGTTTTCATTACGGCGATCCATGATATCACAGGGCAGAAGCTGGCCGAAGAAGAAAGGGAACGGGAGAAGCTGCAGGAACGGCATACTCTGGTGGGGGCGATCTCCAACGCGTATCCCATAATCATCAGCATCAACCTGACACAGGACACGGTCAATTTTATCTATGTGAAATCCGGCCTGATGCTCGGTTTGGGCAAGCAAAAAACCTACGGCGAGCTTTTTGAAGAAATGAAACCTACATTTCATTCGGATCACGAGGAGGAATTCGTCCGGCGGTTTGCACCGCAAAACCTCCGCCGGACGCTCGGCGAAGAAAAAAACGAGGTCTTCCTGGAAGCGAAGCAAATGCTTGCGGACGGAAAGTACCATTGGACGTCAACGCAGATCATTTATGTAAATAACCCTTATTCAGGGGATAAGCTGGCGATTCTTATTTCGCGCCGCATCGATGAACAGCGCTATGAGGAACAGCGCCGGCGAGAGGCGCTCCAAAGTGCGCTGGAGCGTGCGAAAGCTGCGAGCGACGCCAAGAGCAGCTTTCTGTCAAATATGAGCCATGATATCCGGACGCCGATGAATGCGATCGTAGGCATGACGGCCATCGCCTCGAACCATACGGACGATCCCGAACGGGTGCGGGAATGCCTGAAAAAAATCGATCTTTCCAGCCGTCACCTTTTGAGCTTGATTAATGACATCCTGGATATGTCCAAAATTGAAAACGGCAAGCTCTCCCTGCGCGAAGAATCGTTCAATTTGGCAAATCTGGCAACGGACGCCGTGGAACTGGTATATCCCCAGGTGGAAGAAAAGCGGCTGGAGATGAATGTCCGAATCATCAGGATGCAAAATGAAGCGGTGATCGGAGACCCCCTTCGGATCCGGCAGGTTTATATCAATATTTTGAGCAATTCCGTTAAATATACTCCGGAAGGAGGAAGCATCCGGGTTGAACTATGGCAGGAGAAATGCATGCGGACGGGATACCAGAATTACGTATTCCGCTGCGCGGATACCGGCGTTGGGATGGATGAAGAATTTTTGACAAAGCTCTTTCAGCCTTTTGAGCGCTCGCAGGATTCTACGAGCAGCAGGATTGCAGGGACAGGTCTTGGGATGGCGATTACGAAGAATATAATAGACCTGATGAACGGAGATATTCAGGTGGAAAGCTGTCCGGGACGTGGAACCGTTTTCACCGTAACGCTTCCACTGCGGCCGCAGGATGCGCAGCAGGAACAGGCCCCGGAAGAATGGAAGGGAATGCGCAGCCTGATTGTGGACGATGATTTGCAGACCTGTGAAAGCGTTGCGGAGCTCCTCGAAGAAATCGGCTTGCGTACGCACTTCGTAACAACCGGAACTGCGGCGGTCGAATGTGTCGCGGAGGCAAAAAACACGTCGGATCCGTATGGGCTGGTGATCGCAGACTGGAAAATGCCGGGGATGGACGGCGTTGAGACGGCGCGCAGAATCAGGAAGGAAATCGGCCCGGAAATCCCGATTGTTGTACTGACGGCCTATGATTGGATCGAAATTGAAAACGACGCCAGAAGCGCCGGGGTAACAGCGTTTATGAGCAAACCCCTGTATCGTTCAAAGCTTTGTTACCTGTTCAATGAACTGAGCGGAGAAAGGCATCCTTTAAGGCAGATCGGCCTGGCGGACTCATTCGGCGATTATAGTGGGAAACGGGTTCTGCTGGTAGAGGACAATGTGATGAACCGCGAAATTGCAAGGACCCTGCTTGAAGAAATGGGGACGGAGGTCGAACAGGCCTGCGACGGTGAAGAGGCGGTTGAAAAAGTTGCGAAATCGGGAGAAGGATATTACGACCTGGTCTTGATGGATATCCAAATGCCGCGGATGGACGGTTACGAAGCTGCGAAGGCGATCCGGGCAATGGACCGTACGGATGTAAAAAAATTGCCGATTATAGCGATGACGGCCAATGCGTTTGACGAAGATGTACGCGCGGCCTTGCGCGCGGGGATGAACGGCCATTTCCCAAAGCCCTTTGATGTAAATAAACTTAAGGAATTGCTGTATCACTATCTGATAAAAAAACCGGATCAGGATGATCGGTCATAA
- the hflX gene encoding GTPase HflX translates to MNEIHGNTAGLRSRTVEELKGLYEFKLSPQEFASEDMLFEMARLTEVTGKEISVFLSRGGRVLDVSVGTDKSVKLPYMRVRRGSAGVSGIRAIHTHPGGSPMLSNVDIGSLISSRFDAMAAVSVKDGKAAAMCVGFIGETLDQAKVTGPFRPGRIPQQALMYEIAAATERTQNLVRMHETEDAPERAVLVGLNALQQSMEELARLAETAGAEVVGSVTQNRDRDRAYYIGKGKAQELSLQMSALDADIAIMNDELSPLETRNLEETLGVKVVDRTMLILDIFAAHARTREGRLQVELAQLQYTLPRLAGEGVSLSRLGGGIGTRGPGEKKIEIDRRRIRRRIFELQQEIDKVAEQRELRRTARRENDVKEVALVGYTNAGKSSLLNALTNAGVRAEDKLFATLDPVTRRVVLPDVGETVFTDTVGFIEKLPHDLVSAFRSTLEEVTRADLLLLVTDASSPNAEGQMEVVRELLSSLHANETPKILVMNKADRLAQVPAAGQDTVYISAKTGEGLRTLLSLVAEKLAPQLMTYCGTLGYDRGDLLALVNRDGKDVAMDYRPDGVHVEATLPVETIKKLKS, encoded by the coding sequence ATGAATGAAATACATGGAAATACGGCGGGGCTGCGTTCCCGGACCGTAGAAGAATTGAAAGGGTTGTATGAATTTAAGCTTTCCCCACAGGAATTTGCCTCGGAGGATATGCTTTTTGAAATGGCTCGCCTTACGGAAGTCACGGGCAAGGAAATCTCCGTATTCCTGTCGCGGGGCGGCAGGGTGCTTGATGTTTCGGTGGGGACGGATAAAAGCGTGAAGCTGCCCTACATGCGTGTCCGGCGGGGATCGGCGGGCGTATCCGGCATCCGTGCGATACACACGCACCCGGGCGGAAGCCCGATGCTGTCGAATGTGGATATCGGTTCGCTGATCTCAAGCAGGTTCGACGCGATGGCGGCGGTTTCCGTAAAAGACGGGAAAGCGGCGGCCATGTGTGTCGGATTCATTGGCGAAACGCTTGATCAGGCAAAGGTCACCGGGCCGTTCCGCCCGGGGCGTATCCCGCAGCAGGCGCTTATGTATGAGATTGCGGCAGCTACGGAGCGGACCCAGAATCTTGTGCGCATGCACGAGACGGAGGATGCCCCGGAACGGGCAGTCCTCGTCGGCCTGAACGCCCTGCAGCAGAGTATGGAAGAGCTTGCGCGCCTCGCGGAGACTGCGGGCGCAGAGGTCGTAGGCAGCGTCACACAAAACAGGGACCGCGACCGGGCCTACTATATCGGTAAGGGCAAGGCACAGGAGCTTTCCCTGCAAATGTCCGCTCTGGATGCGGATATTGCGATCATGAACGACGAGCTTTCCCCGCTCGAGACCCGTAACCTCGAGGAAACGTTGGGGGTGAAGGTCGTAGACCGGACGATGCTGATCCTTGATATTTTTGCGGCGCATGCGCGTACGCGAGAGGGACGGTTGCAGGTGGAGCTCGCCCAGCTGCAGTATACGCTTCCGCGGCTTGCGGGCGAGGGAGTATCCCTGTCGCGGCTCGGGGGCGGTATCGGCACGCGCGGACCGGGGGAAAAAAAGATCGAGATCGACCGGCGAAGGATCCGCCGCCGGATTTTTGAATTGCAGCAGGAAATCGATAAGGTTGCAGAGCAGCGGGAGCTTCGCCGCACCGCGCGGCGGGAAAACGACGTGAAGGAAGTTGCACTCGTCGGATATACCAATGCCGGGAAATCGAGCCTGCTAAACGCCCTTACGAATGCCGGAGTGCGGGCGGAGGATAAACTCTTTGCGACCCTCGACCCTGTTACGCGGCGGGTCGTACTGCCCGATGTCGGGGAAACGGTGTTTACGGATACGGTGGGCTTTATCGAAAAGCTGCCGCATGACCTTGTGAGTGCGTTCCGCTCTACACTGGAAGAAGTGACGCGCGCAGACCTGCTGCTCCTTGTAACGGATGCAAGCAGCCCGAATGCGGAAGGGCAGATGGAGGTGGTCCGCGAACTGCTTTCTTCCCTGCATGCCAACGAAACGCCTAAAATTTTGGTTATGAATAAGGCAGACCGGCTTGCTCAAGTGCCTGCGGCGGGACAGGATACCGTTTATATCTCCGCGAAAACAGGAGAGGGGCTCAGGACGCTGCTTTCCCTTGTCGCGGAAAAACTGGCGCCGCAGCTTATGACCTATTGCGGGACGCTCGGGTATGACCGCGGCGACCTGCTTGCGCTTGTGAACCGGGATGGCAAAGATGTCGCTATGGACTACCGGCCCGATGGTGTGCACGTAGAGGCCACGCTCCCTGTGGAGACCATCAAAAAGCTGAAAAGCTGA